A genomic segment from Fusarium keratoplasticum isolate Fu6.1 chromosome 10, whole genome shotgun sequence encodes:
- a CDS encoding MFS domain-containing protein, whose protein sequence is MDSSVSQPRGFFKNYRVYILATVSYMGSLLFGYDVGVMGGLLPFESFRRDFGIPTGSSGFADGRVAEISSNVVSLLTAGCFFGALSAAIANDRYGRRYSLMAYSVIFLLGAALQTGAPNDLSYLYAGRVIAGLGVGGMSSITPVFVAETAPADVRGRVTGLFQEFLVLGSTIAYWLNYGIERGMPVSSAQWRIPLGVQMIPAVFLFIGLIPLKESPRWLVEKGREDQALASLAYIRNMPVDSHEVSREFVEIKTSLDEEEGKMREAVWKECLKPGVRNRFALIFGLMLCQQLTGTNSIGYYAPQIFQTVGLSGADASLFATGIYGIVKLIFTAISLLFVIDKIGRRWAHVGGGAWMSAMMFILASVLATHPPKEGEGVSSASIAMCVLIYLYVIAYTGSWGPGPWIYAGEIFPTHVRSYGVAFGAATQWLFNFMVTRVTPQIIHDIGWKTFLVFASLCFGMSVFTFFFMKETKGLTLEEIDQLFGLSDMEQFHNDVERRMTKLEGLDPVMTTATVEEEKGGAKQEEAK, encoded by the exons ATGGATTCATCCGTGTCCCAACCTCGgggcttcttcaagaatTACCGAGTGTACATTCTCGCAACCGTGTCTTACATGGGATCTCTGCTATTCG GCTATGATGTCGGTGTCATGGGAGGACTCCTCCCTTTCGAAAGCTTCAGGCGAGACTTTGGAATACCAACTGGTTCGTCTGGCTTCGCAGACGGCAGAGTGGCCGAAATCTCTTCTAACGTCGTCTCCTTGTTGACTGCTGGTTGCTTCTTTGGCGCCTTGTCAGCTGCGATTGCGAACGATAGATACGGAAGACGGTATTCTCTCATGGCATACTCGGTCATCTTCCTGTTGGGTGCTGCTTTACAGACCGGTGCCCCGAACGACTTGAGCTACCTGTACGCTGGCAGAGTCATTGCAGGCCTGGGTGTTGGTGGTATGAGCTCCATCACTCCAGTCTTTGTTGCCGAGACCGCTCCGGCAGACGTACGAGGCCGTGTGACTGGTCTCTTCCAAGAgttccttgtccttggtAGCACAATTGCTTACTGGCTCAACTATGGTATCGAGCGAGGCATGCCCGTATCGAGTGCCCAATGGAGAATTCCTCTGGGAGTCCAGATGATTCCcgccgtcttcctcttcattGGTCTCATCCCTCTCAAGGAATCCCCTCGTTGGCTGGTGGAGAAGGGTCGAGAGGACCAGGCACTGGCATCTCTGGCTTACATCCGCAATATGCCTGTCGACTCCCACGAGGTGTCTCGCGAGTTCGTCGAGATCAAGACGTCCCTTGACGAAGAGGAAGGGAAGATGCGAGAGGCTGTTTGGAAGGAGTGTCTCAAGCCAGGCGTTAGGAACAGGTTTGCTCTGATCTTTGGCCTGATGCTTTGCCAGCAGCTTACCGGAACCAACTCGATCG GATACTACGCCCCACAGATTTTCCAAACCGTGGGTCTGTCTGGAGCTGATGCTTCTCTGTTCGCCACCGGAATCTATGGCATTGTCAAGTTGATTTTCACCGCCATCTCCCTACTGTTTGTCATTGACAAGATTGGACGACGGTGGGCACATGTTGGTGGTGGAGCGTGGAT GTCCGCGATGATGTTTATTCTGGCTTCAGTTTTGGCAACTCACCCCCCTAAGGAGGGCGAAGGTGTTTCGTCTGCGTCCATCGCCATGTGTGTCCTCATTTACCTTTATGTTATTGCATACACTGGCTCATGGGGTCCTGG TCCTTGGATCTATGCCGGAGAAATCTTCCCAACTCACGTCCGATCTTACGGTGTGGCCTTTGGAG CGGCAACTCAGTGGTTATTCAACTTCATGGTAACTCGGGTAACCCCCCAGATCATTCATGATATTGGCTGGAAGACCTTCCTCGTTTTTGCTAGTCTGTGCTTTGGGATGAGCGTGTTTACCTTTTTCTTCATGAAGGAGACCAAGGGTTTGACgcttgaggagattgaccAGCTCTTTGGACTGTCTGATATGGAGCAGTTCCATAACGATGttgagaggaggatgaccaAGCTGGAGGGACTCGATCCTGTTatgacgacggcgacggttgaggaggaaaaggggGGTGCTaagcaggaggaggccaagtaG
- a CDS encoding FMN hydroxy acid dehydrogenase domain-containing protein: protein MANRGRTLNSEIFCLNDLKEKGSKKLPRAYREFYNEGAMDLITVVDNEKAFDRYKIRPRVLKDVSNLDTSTEIFGTKVTFPFGFSPAATHKLAHPEGEVATSRAAAETGIPMALSAYATCALEDVIAEGKGNPYIMQFSILKNRAISRQILERAEKAGYKAVMMTVDAPMLGRRLNEYRNSFGIPKGMGYPNILPDVDFSNLVDQAADLSYEDSIGWEEAIGWVKSVTKLDIWLKGGKHIRGHWHQAIANVGVVYTAEDMALAIGHGVAGVLISNHGGRQLDGVPATLDALRECVPVAKGKIKIAVDGGIRRGTDIFKAIALGADFCFAGRIPIWGLAYDGAEGVKLAVNLLHDEFKIAMSLAGCKTIKDINKGHLSILQTETGILSKL from the exons atggccaacCGCGGTAGGACGCTAAACTCGGAGATCTTTTGTCTCAATgacttgaaggagaagggatCCAAGAAACTCCCTAGGGCGTACAGGG AGTTCTACAATGAGGGTGCCATGGACTTGATCAC CGTCGTCGACAATGAGAAGGCGTTTGACCGGTACAAGATCCGTCCTCGAGTCTTGAAGGATGTGTCCAACCTTGATACATCGACCGAGATATTCGGCACAAAGGTGACCTTTCCCTTTGGCTTCTCGCCAGCGGCCACCCACAAGTTGGCCCATCCCGAGGGAGAGGTGGCAACATCAAGAGCTGCGGCCGAGACTGGCATCCCCATGGCTTTGTCGGCATATGCCACTTGTGCACTGGAGGATGTGATTGCCGAGGGAAAAGGCAATCCCTATATCATGCAGTTTAGCATCCTCAAGAATCGTGCCATCTCTCGACAGATTCTTGAGCGAGCTGAGA AGGCCGGATACAAGGCAGTCATGATGACGGTGGATGCTCCGATGCTAGGCCGACGACTCAATGAGTATCGCAACTCATTCGGCATCCCCAAGGGCATGGGATATCCCAACATTCTCCCAGACGTCGACTTTAGCAATCTGGTGGACCAAGCCGCTGACCTAAGTTATG AGGACTCAATTGGTTGGGAAGAGGCAATTGGCTGGGTCAAGAGTGTCACTAAACTTGACATTTGGCTGAAGGGAGGCAAGCATATCCGGGGTCATTGGCATCAGGCAATTGCTAACGTGGGAGTAGTATACACCGCTGAGGACATGGCCCTAGCCATCGGGCACGGCGTGGCTGGAGTGCTCATCTCGAACCATGGCGGCCGACAACTCGACGGCGTGCCAGCAACTCTCGACGCTCTCCGAGAGTGTGTCCCCGTCGCAAAGGGCAAGATCAAGATCGCCGTTGACGGTGGTATCCGACGTGGAACAGACATCTTCAAGGCGATTGCCCTGGGTGCAGATTTCTGCTTTGCCGGACGCATTCCCATATGGGGCTTAGCA TATGACGGAGCTGAGGGCGTCAAGCTTGCAGTAAACCTCCTCCACGACGAGTTCAAGATTGCCATGTCTCTGGCAGG ATGCAAGACGATCAAGGATATCAACAAGGGCCATCTGTCGATACTGCAGACGGAGACGGGCATTCTGTCAAAGCTGTAG
- a CDS encoding Mannan endo-1,6-alpha-mannosidase yields MKSFLSTGAAAALIASAGLVSAQSPYSIDTTDNIKKSAKQLAADLIEYYHGLDPGGIPGILPGPPPNGDYYWWEGGAMWGTYMDYWKCTGDATYNAKVIQAMQFQTGDDNDYQPGNVTLSLGNDDQGFWGMSAMLAAELKFPNPPEDRPGWLALAQAVFNTQAAPDRHDKTCNGGLRWQIPPTNNGYDYKNSIANGCFFNLGARLARYTGNTTYADWAEKTWEWVEGVGFLDPTSYKIYDGAHVGTNCTDINKAQFSYNAGVYLQGAAFMYNYTDGEKKWEQRLTKLVDATLDNFFPDGIAVEIACENHGTCTTDMLSFKGYVHRWMSQATHLAPYISDKILPVLQTSAEAAIKQCTGGTTGRACGFKWASGKYDGKTGAGQEMNVLAAVSSLLMEHTDPPVTAKKGGISKGNPNAGSGSTTPGKHYKPITTADKAGAGILTFLVLSVACGLFGWMSMGK; encoded by the exons ATGAAGTCCTTTCTGTCAACCGGCGCCGCTGCCGCGCTCATCGCTTCCGCCGGCCTCGTCAGTGCTCAGTCGCCATACAGCATTGATACCACCG ATAACATCAAGAAGTCGGCCAAGCAACTCGCCGCCGACTTGATCGAGTACTATCATGGTCTTGACCCAGGCGGTATTCCTGGTATTCTCCCTGGTCCTCCTCCCAATGGTGACTACTACTGGTGGGAAGGCGGTGCCATGTGGGGGACGTATATGGATTACTGGAAGTGCACCGGCGATGCGACCTACAACGCAAAGGTAATTCAAGCCATGCAGTTCCAAACTGGTGACGATAACGACTACCAACCCGGTAACGTTACCTTGTCCCTCGGAAACGACGATCAAGGTTTCTGGGGAATGTCGGCTATGCTTGCTGCCGAGCTCAAGTTCCCCAACCCTCCAGAGGACAGacctggctggctggcccTCGCCCAGGCTGTCTTCAACACCCAGGCAGCTCCCGACCGACACGACAAGACTTGCAATGGAGGTCTCCGATGGCAGATTCCTCCCACGAATAACGGTTATGACTACAAGAACA GCATTGCCAACggctgcttcttcaaccttggCGCTCGACTCGCTCGTTACACTGGCAACACCACATATGCCGACTGGGCCGAGAAGACGTGGGAGTGGGTAGAGGGTGTGGGCTTCCTTGATCCCACCAGCTACAAGATTTATGACGGAGCTCACGTCGGAACCAACTGCACCGATATCAACAAGGCCCAGTTCTCTTACAACGCCGGTGTCTACCTGCAGGGTGCTGCTTTCATGTACAACTAT ACCGATGGTGAGAAGAAGTGGGAGCAACGCTTAACCAAGCTCGTCGATGCCACCCTCGATAACTTCTTCCCCGACGGCATTGCTGTCGAAATCGCCTGCGAAAACCACGGCACCTGCACCACCGATATGCTTTCGTTCAAAGGCTATGTCCACCGTTGGATGTCTCAAGCCACTCACCTCGCTCCTTACATCTCTGACAAGATTCTTCCCGTACTTCAAACGTCGGCTGAAGCAGCCATCAAGCAGTGCACCGGAGGTACCACCGGACGTGCCTGTGGTTTCAAGTGGGCATCGGGCAAGTATGACGGCAAGACGGGTGCTGGTCAGGAAATGAACGTCCTTGCCGCCGTGTCGTCGTTGCTCATGGAACACACCGATCCTCCCGTGACGGCTAAGAAGGGTGGTATCTCCAAGGGTAACCCCAACGCTGGCAGCGGAAGCACTACGCCTGGCAAGCACTACAAGCCAATTACTACAGCCGACAAGGCCGGCGCTGGTATTTTGACATTCCTTGTTCTGTCTGTTGCATGCGGCCTGTTTGGCTGGATGAGCATGGGCAAATAA
- a CDS encoding Actin-related protein, ARP1 class, translating to MADSLHNAPIVLDNGSGTIRAGFAGDDLPKCFFPSWVGRPKHLRVLAGALEGEVFIGQKAATELRGLLKIRYPLEHGIVTDWDDMERIWEYVYGEGLKTLSEEHPVLLTEPPLNPRSNRDTAAQILFETFNVPALHTSIQAVLSLYASGRTTGIVLDSGDGVSHAVPVYEGFAMPSSIRRIDVAGRDVTEYLQTLLRKSGYIFHTSAEKEVVRLIKESVSYVAHDPKKEERDWAGVKPNDSKFAEYVLPDGHKLKIGAERFRAPEILFDPEIIGLEYPGVHQIVVDAINRTDLDLRKSLYSNIVLSGGSTLTKGFGDRLLTELQRLAVKDMRIKIFAPPERKYSTWIGGSILAGLSTFRKMWVSIDDWHENPDIIHTKFT from the exons ATGGCTGATTCTCTGCACAATGCGCCTATAGTGCTGGACAACGGGTCGGGCACCATCCGAGCCGGTTTCGCAGGCGACGACCTCCCCAAGTGCTTCTTCCCATCATGGGTTGGCCGACCGAAGCATCTGAGAGTTCTTGCTGGTGCCCTCGAGGGCGAGGTGTTTATAGGACAAAAGGCGGCCACGGAGCTGCGGGGTCTTCTCAAGATTCGGTATCCGCTGGAGCACGGCATCGTCACCGACTGGGATGACATGGAAAGGATCTGGGAGTATGTGTACGGAGAAGGACTCAAGACTCTTAGCGAAGAG CACCCTGTCCTACTGACGGAACCTCCTCTGAACCCACGGAGTAATCGCGACACCGCCGCCCAGATCCTGTTCGAGACATTCAACGTCCCCGCCCTCCACACCTCGATCCAAGCTGTGTTATCACTATACGCCAGTGGCCGTACGACGGGTATCGTTCTCGACTCGGGTGATGGTGTCTCGCACGCAGTGCCGGTTTACGAGGGTTTCGCTATGCCCAGCAGCATCCGCCGTATCGACGTTGCTGGCCGAGACGTGACGGAATATTTGCAGACGCTCCTACGAAAGAGCGGATATATCTTCCATACGAGtgctgagaaggaggttgTGAGATTGATCAAGGAGAGCGTTTCGTACGTTGCTCATGACccgaagaaggaggagagagatTGGGCTGGAGTGAAGCCCAATGATAGCAAGTTTGCTGAATATGTGCTCCCTGATGGCCACAAGCTCAAG ATTGGCGCAGAGCGGTTCAGAGCCCCTGAGATTTTGTTCGACCCCGAGATTATTGGTCTTGAATATCCTGGTGTCCACCAGATTGTCGTCGATGCGATCAACCGAACAGACCTGGACCTTCGAAAATCGCTCTACAGCAACATTGTGCTCTCAGGTGGTAGCACACTCACCAAGGGCTTCGGTGACCGTCTCTTGACGGAGCTGCAGAGACTGGCCGTCAAGGACATGAGGATAAAGATCTTTGCGCCGCCTGAGCGCAAGTACTCGACATGGATCGGAGGCAGCATTCTGGCCGGTCTGAGTACCTTCCGAAAG ATGTGGGTGAGCATCGATGACTGGCACGAGAATCCCGACATCATCCACACCAAGTTCACATAA